The DNA window AGTAACTGAAAGTCAGCAGCTAATCTTTACGTATAGATTGCAGAAATTCATTTAGTGGTTTCTTGGGCAATGAACCGAATTTTGGTTGATATTTGAAGTTATACAATCCTTAAATTACCCTTCAGCTTAGTTAATTTCCCAACATTTACCACAAATATATTTAGATGCCATTCAATGTGTCCAGGAGTgtacaaaatatttacatatttatatgcacatatataaagtTTTACATTTATAACTTATTGAGATGAGTTTTCTAATATTATctaggctgttcttgaactcataaTTCTCTCACCACAGCCTTTGAAGTTGTTGGGGCTCCAGGCCTTCATCATCATGCCCATTGTGCTAATACATTTTGTATTCAAAATAAGCTTATTTATCATTGCAATTTTACCACTGGGAAAACTAAAGCATAGAGAGGTAATTGTACTGAAACTAAGTTTTAATTCtatcatgtttttaatttcttgcaCATAGGTATTAAATCATGGCCTATAATTCATCCAAACCCAGTAAATGTCCAGGGAATATTGAGGTGGCTGATGAGGAAGAGACCCTCATAGAACCTTGGTGTGTATCACAGATCTCCACTAGCACATTGCCCAAATCCCCATACTAAACCTTCCTGAGAAGAcattccctccattcctccaaaCATTAGTTATTAACTATTGTGATCTTTATCGAGAGCTTCACACAaacattccttccttttcttttgcttaCCTGTTTAATAACATGTGGAGTCTCATCATTGAAAccaaatttttaatgaataaataacacaaaaaaatctttttcaacACGCCAGCAGAGCCTGGGTTGCAACTAGGTAAAGTGACTCCTGGCCTCCTCTCTTAGACAAATGATTATTGTGTAGCTCTCTTTAATGTTCTGCATCTGCAATGTCCTGATAAGCCATGTGCAAACTAGTTGGTCCTCAGCACTTGTAATGAAACCTGTAAGTGGCTGGAGATTTAAATCAAAGGGTGTGTCCTtgaaggactctctctctctctccgcctccccctccctttctctctcctggagGTATGAGACTTGGTCCCCACCACACATGCCTAGAATGATATATCATCCAACCACAAATACAAATCAGTGAAGCCAATCTTTTGAGATTGAAACCTCAGGAACCCATAGACCAAAGcacacttttccttttttaagggACTTTATCTCAGGAATGTGATATGGTCCATAGAAAGCTGGAAAACACATATGGATATTCCAATTACATTGGAGgactttaaaatgcaaaaatttcATCTATTCAAAAATTTCCGTGAATGTAATGAGAATTTAAAATGGGAATCACTTCGACATCAAACAGAACATTACGAGTTCACTGCATGAACAAATACTATATCATCATAAGCTTTGATCACACAGAACAACACAGGAGCGTGTGTAAGTGGAGagtacattttcaaatttttcatgCTGCTATGTTTACTTTGAAATTTCtgatagcaacagaaataaaggtTCTTTGATGTTTTTCAAAGGGCTATGGGTTTACAGCTTGAGAAATATAATTTTGAGCTTATATttgactttaattaaaaaaaaaacttttcccgcaaaaagttttaaaacttaataaGGTGAAAAAAGATGAATAAGGTGACAGTCCCAAATGTTGGGAGTGCTCAGGTTTTCTGGTAGGAGTGGAAACTGCTTCAAACTCAAAATTGGATTTGATGTACTACCAAAGTACTATGATTAAGAAGTTCTATTtcgaagtgggagtgggtgggttggggagcagggagaaggaagggtataagggactttcgggacagcatttgaattgtaaatgaagaaaatatcgaataaaaaattgttaggaaaaaaaaaagcaagcaaacaaacaaacaaaaaaagaagttccatttctggatatatacccaaaagaaagcaaaacataactacacacataaatgcatataccTGAGTTTGTTGGAAGTGTGTTCAAAATAGCTCCAAACTAGAAGCAATGTGACATTGgcctctgttttctgttgctataacaataCAGGAGGCCACAGTTGAATTATGGGTAAACTTAACAGAACAGAGATTTATTCTCACAGTTTGGGAAAGTGCTAGAAGCTGGTGAGGAACTTCCTGCTGGGTCATAGCATGGCAAGAGACATTAAATTGTTAGATAACAAGAAAATCAAGCTCTGGCCTCTCTCTTTTAAAGCCATTAATCACACCATGGGGCTGCACCTTCGTGACTGCATCTAGCCAGAATTATCTCCCAAAGGTTTCATCTCCAAAAACCATCAAGTCATTAATCCGGGTATTaagattatatatgtatttggGGTGCACACTTTAATTATAGCACAACCCTAATGACATCAGACACTTGAAAAGTAAACTATTACACAGCCTCTGATGGAATGCCAGGTCAAAATACTACTGAAGCTTGTAGCAAGGGTTTGCTCTCTCAGCTTATTTGTGATTTGAGCTTTTAGCTGGTTCTGCCGCCACAGCTGCAGCTGCCCTGCTCCCACGTCGAGATGCTGATGAATCCCCTGCTGGGGATTCCTTAAATGGATTGCTGTCTGGACAAAGGTGAAATTGGGTGAAATCTAATTAGTCAGATAacgctagagcctgtgattgggcaatggAAAAAGAAGGCGGggctgaaagttttagagagctgacagagaggggaggagacaggagatggaggaagatgaACTTGATCCACGTGGCTTGAAAGAGTCATAGGTAGCTATGGATATCTTAGAAGGGCATAGAATAATATAGTGCAATTTGTCCAACCTATATGTGCAGCTTGTATcaatatcaattgagttttgagttctttgtgtgggtATTTGGGGGGTTGAAGATTTACTAATCTAAATCTGGCTGATAAATCTGGAGTCTTAGTTTTAAGGGTATAGGGATTTAGAGCCAGCGGCCACCAGTCTTGGCAGGCAAGCCACTGGCTAACAGAATCAGATAGCCTGGGAAGATAAGAGCTGTTGGGggtgagagatgactcagcggttaagagctccaACAGATCTTCCttaaggaaatctgatgccctcttctggagtgtctgaagacaactacagtgtacttacatataataaataaataaatacctttaaaaaaaaaaaaagagctgttaaaaaaaaaaaaaaaaaagagctgatgaggggtggggggagtgaaaGTGGGCGGACCGCCGCTCAGGCATaaccttgggggtggggagaccagGTTGCTGGCACTTAGCCAGCGATAGTGtgtattgttttttaataattacacGCTACAGTCTTATACCTCTGGAACTgcaagcccaaataaacccttccttctcaaAGCTACcgtggagccaggcagtggtagcacatgcctttaatcccagcactttggaggcagaggcaggtggatttctgagttcaaagccagcctggtctacagagtgagttccaggacagccagggctacacagagaaaccctgtctcaaaaaacaaacaaacaaacaaaaagctgccATGACCTACACAGCTTAGGGATTGACATAATTGGGATaacaaggaataaagaaaaggcagacatgcgtacagaaaagctgggatcacATGGGCTTTTCACTCTGATGGAGATACACCAGCAGCAAACCGAGAActcaatgcatttattttataacatatgaGTTGAGAAGGTGGGTTTACTGTGTATAAGTGAACAGAGAGGcagtccttttgtttgtttgttttcgagacagggtttctctgtatagccctggctgtcctggaactctgtagaccaggctggcttcgaactcagaaatctgtctgcctctgcctctgcctctgcctcccaagtgctgggattaaaggcgtgcaccaccaccgcccagcttcagAGAGGCAGTCTTAACTAGAGTCTCTAGGGAATCTCTGTAGGGGAGCAGTGTCAGGATTTAAACATCTCATAGGAGGAAGCTGTGGTCATATCTTCTGCCCATACTGTCAACATCCACACATAGATCAGGGGAAGGACTTGCCATTTCCCTGATTCTGACCCAGGGAAGCGTCTGTCATTGTGGTGACTCTGAGATAGTGGTGTCCTTGACATGGCTCTGCTTATATCAACCACATGCATGCACTTCATTTGTTCCTTACACACTCACTCGGAGTTCCCTCCACTCCCACAATCACTGTGCTTTATCACAGCGATAAAAAAAAAGTAACGAATAAGGCATCTTAGATAGAgttcctattgctatgataaaacaccatggctatTAGCAActtttggggagggaaggggtttttttggttttttgtttttttgggttttttttttgttttttttttttttttcaccttccaGCTTGTAAGTCCATAACTAAGGAtaagaactcagggcaggaacctggaggcagaaagtaGAGCAGATACCATAGAGGAGTTCTGCTTACTGAcatgctcctcctggcttgcccAATCTGCTTTCTCAGACGCTCCAGGAATGGCTTGACTCACTGTGAACTGGACCCTCCCACAATaattatcaagaaaatgccccaaagtTTGTTCACAGGCCAACCTGGtaggagcattttctcagttgaagccccctcttcccaaataactctagcttgtgtcaaactgacataaaattgCTAGCACAGCAGAGATGGATTATACTCCAGGGGATTCTAAAAGGGGAAATGTGCAACATCAGGATTTGGGATTTTCTTAATGTATCAAAACTGTCTCTTCCTGTGAACATCACATGAAAGAGTTGGGACATGGTAAACACTCACTGTCTGGTTCTCAGCCCCTTCAACTGATCTGTCATCAGAATTTACATGCCAACTTCCAACTTAGCTCCCCACTCTATTGTCCCAAACTCCCTCACCTTCATGCCACCTTCATGTCCTTATTCTTAAGATTCTTTGATATCCAGATGTGACTGGTTTCTGCATAGCTAAGAGATGAGTTCCTGCTTTCACCTCCACATGCAaccaggttctttttttttttacgttaTCAAAATAAGCTATAATAGTTAAAtgtctcttaaatatacatgatgtcttctgaagataaaagtaatatttactcaaccagtttttaaaatctatttgtaatattaaacatgatagaagtagaagaaaatctCTTGTCAAGCCCTGTATGAAAGGAAGTTGTGACAAGATCCTAATTAGACAGAAattgttccatctccaagggagactACAAAGCGTAAcggtggcttcatagaatgaattgggtagtgttccttctgtttctattttgtggaatagtttaaagagtatTAGTATTTGGTCTtttttgaaggtttgatagaattctgcactaaacccatctcgTTCTGGGATATTTTtcggttgggagacttttaatgactgcttctatttctttaagggttatgggactatttagatggtttatctgatcctgatttaacttggcacttggtatctgtctagaaaattgttcatttcattcagattttccagttttgttgagtataggcttttgtagtggtatctgatgattttttgaatttccttggtttctgatgttatgtctcccttttcattcccgattttgttcatttgaatagtgtctctgtgccctctggttagtctggctaagggtctatcttgttgattttctcaaagcacccaggtttgtttgtttgtttggttggttggttggttttggtttttcgagacagggtttctctgtgtagccctggctgtcctggaactcactctgtagaccaggctggcctcgaaatccacctgtctctgcctcccaagtgctgggattaaagacatgtgccaccactgccggcaGCACCCAGGTTCTTAAAAGGAGTTTCCccggtgctggagagatggctctgtggttaagagcactgtcctgagttcaattcccagcaaccacattgtggctcataaccatctgtaatgggatctgatgccctcttctagtgtgtctgaagacagtaacagtgtactcaaaaataaagtaaaaaaagagtactttaaaaaaaaaaaaaaaaaaaaaaaaaattaaaaaaaaaaaaaaaaaaaaaaaaaaaaagagtttccccAAAGCCACATGGatcctgtctctctttttttttttcacctccaGATGATGCTGAGCCCCATCTGAACCTCTGCAGTACCACTCTTTCAGGTATGAGACTCCATCTACCACCAGCATCTTAACCTGTCTGAGCCCTCTGTCTAGAAGAATCCTGAGGACAGAACCGCATACTTCCTTACCTCAAGCCTTTGACCAAACATCCATCAGCAGTCCAAGGTAAGCATCAGCTTGAGATGGAAGATATCCAAATAAGAACACTTGGCATTATTGCTAGCCCAGAAAAGACTCGAAGCATCTTTTCACCCTGATGCTAACCGTGCTTCTCAGAAGCCAGAACTAAGCAAGGAGTGTAGCACTCATTCCTATACTACCgaatgatgaagaggaggaagaggaatagggggaggaaaagggggaggaagaggaagagcataATGAGGATGACATGTTTCGGGTAGAAACTGGGTTacatatcatataaaatatacttatttgaGGAGTAAGACATTTCCTCTATTGTAAAGAAACATATCTGGGCTGATACTGAAGGGGCACTACACAAAATGTAGAAGGTATAATGTTAATGGATTagctccccttcctctttcttcccatccttcttccttcacaccccccccccagcccccatctaTTCTTCCAATTGAACCGAGGGCCTTGTACTCCTTAATCAGCACCCTGTCACTGAGTTAAAGCCTTCATGTTCTGACTTTCAAAGAAGCTTTGTACTGGCTCATAGAATATTCAGGCCTCCTGATAGGACACTTGACCTAGTTAATCATCCAACGGTATTgtgtttgtctatttttcttaCATGGTTAGACATAAAAGAAAGATATCAGCCATAGTTGTCAGGCCTTAATACTCTGAGAACTGCTTAAACTTAACATCTTGCAATGGCAATGAACACTTTAGTATTTATGTGCATACGTATTATCTTATAACATGATTTATTTTGCATCTATCAGTAAGAAGTTTCCCTCCAGCCCTGAGATTTACATTACCACAAAAGCCAGTCTCCTTAAAATGACCTGAAGCTCTGCAAGACACTACTTATTCCCTACTTAATCGTCAAATAAATCACACTTACTCTGGTTTTGTCATGAATTTCACTTTATTGCATTCTGCCTCTAATAACTGTATCCCAAACGCAATGTACACAGTGACGCCGGATACGTGTGACTCCTCAACAGTGCAAGTGGCCTGAAAAGGAGGGGTACTCCTTCACTTCTACAGAACAGTACATAAAAGGAGCATCTGTGGGGAAGACACAGACGCGTTAGTCAGATCATGTCCTTGCACAGTGTCCACTGTGAAAAATCCCAGGAGAAGACGATACTTTTGTTGCAATATTACACAACTGATTTGTGTCATCTACCCACACACATTTTCGCTGTAGAGAAATTTCCCAGGTGACTCTTTCTCCCAATTCTCAGTTGTCTCTGGTCAAACGCTCAAAAGGATCACACATTgtgcatgtttttttgttttttttttttgctgttgagCAGCTTTTCAGTCCTGTAGAGACTCTGTGGGCTCACTTTCCCCCCTGGGTTCCTCCAGAGCTGAAAATTCTGTTTCAATAAGCGGTTTCAGAAATTTCTCGACCTTGGTTAATCTTTGCTTGAGTTTCTGCTGCATCGACTCATATTCAGCCAAGATACGGGCAAATCGCGTTTGCAGGAGGTCCACTGACCCCTCCATTCGAGTGACCTTCTCTTCCAGGTCTTTAGGGTCACTGCCCATATTGGCAATGTTTATATCCAGCAGACCATCTTTCATTAAgatctgcctccctttctcctccagcaTAGTTTTGGCGTCTGGGTACTCTGTAAGAGCTTCCATGAGGTCATCTTTGGAGAGGCAGAACAGGTCCGAGTAGCCAATGCTCTTGATGTTGGCTGTTCTTCGGTTGCCAGCCTTGCTGCCTTTGATATTAAGAATGCTGATCTCACCGAAGTAACTGCCGTCGCTCAACACCACAAACTGTGTAATTCCATCATCTGCCACCACAGCAAGTTTGCCTTCCTTGATGATGTACATCTCCCGCCCAATGTCCCCTTTCTTGCATATGTAATCTCCGGGACTATATACCTGGGGTTGTAGTTTCAACACCAACTCCACCAACAGACCAGCTTCACAGTCAGCAAAGATGCGAACCTTTTTTAACGTGTCCAGATGAACGTTGATGGCAATTTCTGCCCTTAGTTTGTCAGGGAGGTATCTCAGGACTTCTCTCTCATcaactgtttttttgttggtCCACAGGTAGTCAAACCATTTAATAACCCTTTTTTCCATATCTTTGCTTACGTTTCGAAAATTCATGTACTGTTTGATAGCGTCAACTCTTGATTGAAATTCTGCCCGGGCCGCATTCATATTGGAAATCATGGAACCTATGTTACCGACAATGGTGGCAAAAATTAAAACTCCAATTAAGAAGTCAACCACCACAAAGATGTACTCAGAATCCAGCACGGGAGGTGGAGTTTCACCGATGGTTGTCAAAGTCAAGGTAGACCAATAAAGACTGTAGACGTATTTTCTAGCCAAACGGCCAAATTCAGGATCATTAACATCAGGGTAGACCCATGTGTCATTCCCAAATCCAATAGCTTTTGAGATAGAATAATACACACAAGCATTCCAGTGAATGATGATGACGATGTACATCACAAGGTTAGAAATCCTAAAGATGTTCGGGTAGTTGGTCCTTGTTTCCGTCCTCTGGAAGAACTCAAACATTCGAGAGATCCTTAACAGCCGGTTTAGCCTGATTTCTGGATAGTTCCACCCAAACTTTAAGTACAGCAGATCAGTTGGTATCACTGACAGAAAGTCAAGTTTAAACTGCAGGTTTGCTTTGTATCTCTGGATGagtttcattttgtctttcaCTAGCAGCCCTTGTTCCAGGTAACCTAAAATAGAAGAGAGACAAGACAGACTGTGTCTGTTGATTACACTGCTGTGATTGTTTTCTATAGTCGCTCTTAATCAGCTTTGTTTAGgccaaaataaaaagacttttcAATAAATATGTCTACAGTGATACAATAACCTATAAGACCAAATCTACATGTGGTTATAGAAGAGTCTATTGCAGGAgaaatgggggggaggggaatcatGCTTTTTAGTGTAAAAGTGCCAGGAGCCTGCCTGGTCTGGAATGGTTTGAAGTGGGACACAGCATTGGATGTAGAGGTAATTTTAAAGACTGGTGCTCACTGGCCTTCTAGCTCACTAACCATACTGAATGCTTCCAGATAGCTTCTTAAAAAGCGGTTAAGATCTCTTGGGCAATTAACACCTGTTGCCTATCAGCAGggaattaagtttaaaaaaaaaatgctatcacTCCCTTCTCTGTCCAGGCAGCCAGAAGCCTCTCTGGCTAGGCTGGTTGACTCTTTGTGAGCCAGAGAGGGAGGAAacgaaaagaattaaaatgttttatacaggcaaatatacacagacacatatactcacacacccACAATCTGGACGAGGCTGACCATCTGTCTCAATCAAttccacaagtattcatgcatgattacatacatacacatatatctatacatgtatgaacagacaaaatacacatttgaatggatggatagatagatggatgggtggatgaagggatgggtagatggatggacggatagatgggtgggtggatgaagggatgggtggatggatggatggatagatggatgggtggatgaagggatgggtggatggatggatgaatggatggatggatggatagatggatgggtgaatgaagggatgggtggatggatggatggatagatgggtgggtggatgaaggGATGGGTGGGTTGATAGCATAAAGCCCCCAAGCCAAACCATCCAAccaacaactttatttattttctctggcctttttataAGTTCTTAGACAAAacgttctttagaaaattacctcagagataaaatgttacataaaatgggaaTTATAGAAGaatgttgatattaagttcaaagcaatgTTTCATTCTAAATGctcattataaattcaaagcaaACAGCTTTTAACATGAccttgccttatcatagtgcacacctgtagattttattctaaatgtttttccttgaacacagaTTTGTCTCAAGTCTATTTCCTTTTTTAGTGTGATAATGAAAGTCTTTACTTACTATTATGAGGAATGCGCACATTCTAgtctttattttaacttatttcatCTTTCTAGCAAAGCAACTAAGACCATCTCTTAAAATTTCCTAAAATTACTTGAATCAGTGTAGGATTTCTATAGAATCATTAATTAATCTAAACAGcgttaattcatgaaagttcatctctATGatgatctgcaggaaatctgctcAGTAAGGTAGGTCAATGCCCagggattattatttttatttaataatgacaggaaaggcatatcagctgcaagaagcaatactgagatgaagtctctttgggGCCTTGACATTGAGCTCACAGACCATGCAAAAATGGTGGACTACCTCCAAGAAGGCCATCAGCTAGACTGAGCctatcctagatggctcctgacataaGAGTAACATACAGAgaggtaaatagataaataaagtgATTGACTGATTGATATATGATTTTACACACCCAGGTAAAATCCTTTGATGAATTGCATTCATATTCTGCAGTATTATTATATGATAAATTACACACTTGGTTCCAGTTCTCAATTCTGGCATACCATTGTTAAACTTTTTATGATTTCCCAAGAAAACAAAGTACTAGCTGTATCTTTGTTCTAATATTCGGTCTTGGTTTCAGCCCTTCCTGCAGAACTCCAGAGTGCTTTGAATTCCTTGGATGATAAGGGTATCTTTGTTCTATGGAGGCCGGCAACTCTTGTTAGGCTCCTAGGGGTAGCTGGTCACAGAACACACTATGTTCAGAAGCTTAGGGTTTTTCAACTCTATCTCCACTTCTtccaggagaggaagaggggctgGCAAGAAACTTAAGAGTCTGTCATTGCCACATGATAAAGCCTCCCATAAAAATCATCACCTTTGGTGAGCCGAGAGCAGGCAAGTGAGAGAGCAAATGCA is part of the Mus pahari chromosome 13, PAHARI_EIJ_v1.1, whole genome shotgun sequence genome and encodes:
- the Cnga1 gene encoding cGMP-gated cation channel alpha-1 codes for the protein MKTNIINTWHSFINIPNVIVPAIEKEIRWMENGACSSFSDDNNGSLSEESENEDSLFRSNSYKRRGPSQREQHLPGTMALFNVNNSSNKDQEPKEKKKKKKKEKSKADDKNENKKDPEKKKKKEKEKEKKKKEEKTKDKKEEEKKEVVVIDPSGNTYYNWLFCITLPVMYNWTMIIARACFDELQSDYKEYWLIFDYVSDVVYLADMFVRTRTGYLEQGLLVKDKMKLIQRYKANLQFKLDFLSVIPTDLLYLKFGWNYPEIRLNRLLRISRMFEFFQRTETRTNYPNIFRISNLVMYIVIIIHWNACVYYSISKAIGFGNDTWVYPDVNDPEFGRLARKYVYSLYWSTLTLTTIGETPPPVLDSEYIFVVVDFLIGVLIFATIVGNIGSMISNMNAARAEFQSRVDAIKQYMNFRNVSKDMEKRVIKWFDYLWTNKKTVDEREVLRYLPDKLRAEIAINVHLDTLKKVRIFADCEAGLLVELVLKLQPQVYSPGDYICKKGDIGREMYIIKEGKLAVVADDGITQFVVLSDGSYFGEISILNIKGSKAGNRRTANIKSIGYSDLFCLSKDDLMEALTEYPDAKTMLEEKGRQILMKDGLLDINIANMGSDPKDLEEKVTRMEGSVDLLQTRFARILAEYESMQQKLKQRLTKVEKFLKPLIETEFSALEEPRGESEPTESLQD